tcaGAGATATGTGTATAATTGTTCAGTTTCTAATAGAGTTCTTATATTATGAGAATGTTAGCTAATTATGATGTCAGACGAAAGCTCTATTAGATTGGTCGGTTTGTGATCGGTTATTGTTCTGTTTTGCATACATATTTAGAAAGTGTATTGTTTTGCTATGATGAAATTCCAGAGCTAAAATGTGGTGATTCTGGTGATTCGCATGCCAAAAGAATGTTGAAAGATTGTGTGTTTGAACTATATTCTCAACATAAAGAAAAGAGTGCTTTGATATGTTAATGTTCGGTAGTTGAAATCAACTCAATTGTTTTACTAGAGTGAACTGATTTATCTAAATGTGATTCGAGTTGTATGTATTTAAGCATGTGTATTCACGAGTATGAAGACGGGTAATCGAAATGAAAAATCTATATTTCAGAAAATGTGATATAGAGAAATACTTATTGAAAAGAGATATATGAGACTAAATAGATTAGGGATTCTGGAAAGTTAGTGAAAGTGTTTCATGAAAGTTGGAAGTAACTtcttctggtaagattttcgaggacgaaaatccctaaaggggggagagttgtaacagctcgattttgggtctagttggagcaatggtttcgggaccacaaatccgacgaggaaaaaaataatttattttaaaattttgacatgggttgcattatgataggaaggtatattatgacatattaattcaagaaaggattaaatcgcaaaagtgagaaaagttttgttgcccaagagtaaatactcaaaacttgacgggttaaagtgtaaatatgaaaaagttgaaggaccaatagtgtaaatattttaagggtggaataatctagaaactagggaaaatggatgaattaggaccaaattgaaaaggtgaagaattttgagggactaaattgtaattttaccaaattaagtgatgactcaaggatggaatttcaaaagattatgaagggcaaaatggtcaattagaaggagagagaattctagaaggtaatgatgatgttggtgatatttttaattaattaattagataaatgttatttaattattattttattaatgtttgtagtattattttattaataaatgattagtATAAAAGGAAGGAAAGATGATGAGAAATCATCTCATTTTCCATGAAactaacgtgagaagagaggaaaaagaaagaagttttcctttctttacaatttggtcctcccaccaaaaaatcaccattttcacttagaaatcaaagaaatttccatagccaccaagagagaaaattgataaagagactatggggagctagaatatcaagttagattcaagaaatactagctggaggagagagaaaatcaagttaaagattgaaatcaatagcacaaggtaagaacatcaagatttcaatttatttttaagtttgatattattgaaaaagcatggaaataatgttatagtagagttttcttatatatggtcttattttcttgatatattagtgaagaaaaataagtgaaagtgatgggaaatattatagagaaagggagttatacacctagtaatcaacattttgaactaaaacagttttggacagcaacagtaggttaactttgaaaaatcaccataaattgtggaaatcaaattagaataTTAATAAGATATTTACTTAAAGCTTGATGagtataatttcatataaaagaaacagagcaagcaaaagatttgtgtattttgagatatttgaatttttgtgagacaatgtcagaatgaattcgggttcccctgttctgaatttggaaaatcataaaaaattggagaaaaataagtagtggttaaaatttacatgattaaaatccgtaatgagtctatttttaatataaacaaatgggAAAATCATCCGAATCCTGTacgatgagataattaatttttagtgaagaagggtcgaaactatcagacagcagaatagagatgactttaatgaataaaatgtacttattggctaaactaaaaattctgaaaattttatggttagAAGATATGTGAGCCTAGTTTTAGATACAATTAACAGATttcaatttggagttctgtagcatgagttttattaaaaaaccaatttatatgtttcagggactaaattgaacaaaggtaaaaatttaagggtaaatttgtaaaaacgtcaaaaagtgaccaaattgcataaaatgaattgttttattatttaaagtagtaaattgaataaaatattaatttagatcaagattgggtggaaattgagaaaatagaaaatttctaaaatgttcctaaattttggtatttccgCAATTTAGTccagtaagttcgtatgaactatattttgtttaatttcaattgaagtgaatgctatttggtaatgaatattatatatatgtgtgttttatattgaactgaattattattggtaatatgtatagtTATTAGATGCTTTGAAATGGTTatcggaagcttgttggagatataacACATTATTCACTGGTTCTAtcagtaattttggatgatttgattctggttattatggcgtgtataagttaattttgttaacgttagctcattaaagttttgattttgattggttataaatatgaatgttagataaaaatgaaatgtctgaaaattaattagtaaactccggtaatgcctcgtaccctattttggtgtcgaatacgggtaagggttGTTACAGCAAGCCCCTAAACGGCATCGTTTTACGTTTtataaaactgaaaaaaatatacaaaacctAAAACCTAAACATCAGATTCCCCTTTCCCTTTTCAAAGAAACCTAGGTACCAGCCCCAGGTACGGCGCCGTTCTCGCGTCCATGACCTCCGCCAAGGCCCCGATTGCAACGGAAAGGGTCAGAGATCAGACGGCTTCCGGAAACAAGGTACGATTCcctcgtttttcttttttattgtgtaaaatataaaaaaatgatgaataatacccaaaagaaataaaaaaacatttctgcttctctccctttttctttttccttttcgaATGTATATatcaaaagaaatgaaaaacagatcgaaaaagaaaaaaagtaaagcTTTTTAGAATCACCTGAAAActgatgtttttttatttcttttttcttgttttttttctttacattcAGTGTGCTGATGCGATCGAGACCCAAGAGCTATCGAGTGTTAATGATATTTCCCTTGAGCTACCAAAAGGACCCATTACTCGAGCTAGAGCTAATAAGTTCAAGAATCCAATTTCAACTTTGGTGGATCGAGCTTGGAGTGAATCCGTGGCTATTCTACTTGAAAAATCATGGGCCAGCAAATTAAGCAATCCGTGCAATCTACTTCAAGTTCATTCAGCTCAACTTTAGCTTATCGAGCTCACTCTTAGCTCAATCAGCTCATTTTAAGCTCAATTGCGTTTATATTCATTTTGctggaatatttatttaagttgttagttaaattagttaagttaattaattgagtttaatttctggtcaaaataattattgagtgTTATTTAATATGTTCTAATTAGTCTAGTgccttaaatatgtcttaaacTACCACAAATATTTATCTAGTTGACCGAACTAAATGAGCAGATTTTTTATATTCCTATGCTGTCGAATTTAATGTATGTGTTGCATGAACTAATTTGTGGATTTAATTTGGTGCAGGAATCTCCCTTGGACGGCATGGGTACATGCACCTAAGGTTCATTGTATTTGGCCGAAACATGCATGGCACTACCAAATGAATATTCAGCCGAATTTGCCATCCTTAAACATCTACATTCAGCCTATTTTAAGTGTTCACATGGGggcgtatcatttggtatcagagttgGTTAAAACTAGAAGAACTGACGTTCGAGAAGAGCCAGAGTAAGTAGActcgtgaaaaaaaaatttgaaaaaaaaatcgaaaaaaaaatcaaaaaaaattgaaaaaaagaaaaaaattgtatacgGTCTAGGTGCGGACGAAAAGAACGTGAAAGATTGTATACAGTCTGGAGAcacttcaacaaaattttttttaaaatcacattctaCACTATTTTATATCCCTCTTAGTGAAATTTCAcgctatttaaaaaaaaattcttctcCAATTAGTGAAACCATTTTATACGCCACATCTTtaaacctttctttctttcgagCCTACCCTAAACCATACGACTTTCCTTTGCAAACCCTTTGAAGCCGACCCTCTAAACTAAAGATCAAGCCCTACCAAGTCTTATACGAAATTATAAGAGAAGAAACGAGaggaaaaaggcacgagtgtgTGAGCATATTCGAGAGGAGGTAAAAGCCAAAAGAGTGTAAACACGAGCGTGAGTGtcgttctttctttcttttctgagTAAACGTGAGTCTTTGTGGTGAGGAATCTTTATTATGTCTGAAAATCCCGAGCAAAACGAGGCGGAAAGGACCGAAAGACAACCGATAAGAAATGTCGGAGGAGGAGTTCCCGATTTAGGTCAACAAGCCCTCTTAAGGGAATTCCAACGAATGCTTCGAACTGAACTTGAATCTATTAATGAGAGACTCGATCGAGTGGAAGGAGGACCAACACGAGAAGGAACCCCTCAAGGACCGAGATGGGGGTGAGGACGAGCAAGACcttttgagaatgatccctaCGAACCGAGCGAGGTGGAAAGTGACCAAGCGTCGAATCAAAGTGAGAGGCGACGGGGTCAAAGGAATAGGGGTCCTAGAGAACGAGATTAAGTGGATGATGATTTGAAAAGTATTAAGCTATCTATTCCCCCATTTCAAGGGAAGTCTGATCCAGAAGCTTACTTAGAATGGGAGAGGAAAATTGAGTTGGTCTTCGAGTGTCACAACTACTCGGAGGGCAAAAAGGTGAAATTGGCGGCAATCGAATTCTCCGATTACGTAatgatatggtgggatcaacttaCTACAAGTCGAAGAAGGAACGGGGAGCGGCCAATCTCAACTTGGACCGAAATGAAAGCCGTAATGCGTAGGAGATTTATACCTTCTTATTATTATCGTGAACTTTATCAAAAGTTGCAGAATTTTATGCAAGGAAATCGAAGCGTGGAGGactattttaaagaaatggaGATTGGCATGATACGTCCGAACGTGGATGAAGATCGCGAAGCAACCATGGCTCGATTTTTGGCCGGACTTAATCGTGACATAGCCAATGTGGTGGAGCTTCAACACTACATTGATATTGTTGATATGGTGCATGTTGCTATCAAATttgaaaagcaattgaaaagaaaaagttctaGCCGAATCTTTCCTAACACCAACAATCCTCAAAGGTGGAACCAAGGCACGGGTAAGAAAGACTTTTCTAATCGTACTAAGGATCAATCTTTGTCTTCTAAGATGAACAAACCCGTTGGCGAAACTAGCAAAGGCAAAGAAGTTGCCATTCCGAATCGATCGAGAGAAATAAAGTGCTTCAAGTGCTTAGGGAGGGGCCATATTGCAAGTCAATGCCCTAACCGAAGTAACATGATCGTGCGGGCTAATGGGGAAATCGAATcggaggaagatgatgatgaagaaccTAATGAAGTCGCCGAAGAAGAAGACGAACTTGAATATGCTGTTGATGGCGAAATCCTCGTCATAAAACAAAGTCTTAGTCTTCAAAGTGTTGAAAACGAACAACAAAGGGAGAACATTTTCCATACACATTGCCATGTCCAAGGTAAGGTGTGTAGCTTGATCGTGGATGGCGGGAGTTGTACAAATGTGGCTAGCACCTTAATGGTTGAAAAACTCGGCTTGCCAACAACTAAGCACCCTCAACCTTACAAGCTTCAATGGCTTAATGATGGAGGGGAGTTGAAGGTAACTAAGCAAGTTTTGGTGCCGTTTACTATTGGAAAATATTCCGACGAGGTTTTATGTGACGTGGTACCTATGCATGCTGGTCATATGTTATTGGGTCGTCCATGGCAATTT
The window above is part of the Gossypium raimondii isolate GPD5lz chromosome 9, ASM2569854v1, whole genome shotgun sequence genome. Proteins encoded here:
- the LOC128032557 gene encoding uncharacterized protein LOC128032557; translated protein: MRDSIEWKEDQHEKEPLKDRDGGEDEQDLLRMIPTNRARWKVTKRRIKVRGKSDPEAYLEWERKIELVFECHNYSEGKKVKLAAIEFSDYVMIWWDQLTTSRRRNGERPISTWTEMKAVMRRRFIPSYYYRELYQKLQNFMQGNRSVEDYFKEMEIGMIRPNVDEDREATMARFLAGLNRDIANVVELQHYIDIVDMVHVAIKFEKQLKRKSSSRIFPNTNNPQRWNQGTGKKDFSNRTKDQSLSSKMNKPVGETSKGKEVAIPNRSREIKCFKCLGRGHIASQCPNRSNMIVRANGEIESEEDDDEEPNEVAEEEDELEYAVDGEILVIKQSLSLQSVENEQQRENIFHTHCHVQGKVCSLIVDGGSCTNVASTLMVEKLGLPTTKHPQPYKLQWLNDGGELKVTKQVLVPFTIGKYSDEVLCDVVPMHAGHMLLGRPWQFDRKAIHDGFTNRYTFKFEGKNVTLVPMTPRQEFEDVFPEDIPNGLPPIRGIEHQIDFFPGASIPNRPAYRTNPEETKELQKQVNELMEKGYIRESLSPCAVPVLLVPKKDGTWRMCVDCRAVNKITIKYRHPIPRLDDMLDELSGAQLFSKIDLKSGYHQIRMREGDEWKTTFKTKHGLYEWLVMPFGLTNEPSTFMRLMNHVLHSFIGKFCVVYFDDILIYSKSLDEHLLHLKSILGVLRKESLYANLKKCTFCTNKVIFLGFVVSSEGLKVDQDKVKAIREWPRPTSISQVRSFHGLASFYRRFVPNFSTLAAPLTSVIKKSSAFYWNEE